In Prunus dulcis chromosome 1, ALMONDv2, whole genome shotgun sequence, the following are encoded in one genomic region:
- the LOC117629374 gene encoding probable RNA helicase SDE3 translates to MSIFLEVLKCLLCCEDEHENYHGSYNQIPRQTSFHHNDYEYRTPRRNYSPPLTSTNQSPALYNYKPPSPPPQAPKSPFSSSSSSPKPPTSSSKPQQSSSPSPNFPTSLSKTQPSSSFYPYSTFPEPPSSSSKPPQSTFVNPSSYKPLQSSVNASSFTREFLTIVFKSQESSSVDQPSALPKPPTSSSKLPQSTLISTSSPSLQFQTPSSRPSPPKLSTASSKPPQASSKSHSSSPNPPTSSKPSPSSGSLVSSTKLPPIFKQVLSPACPSVINQKVKKNYVWVEKDPLPIFLIPEDIKDLIKNDIVPNVLNQPLSPATYKDYFAALLYAEEFYHEKWADFNMKNVTLKLHEAAVYKYLEKEEKTFIEFEIDSVPEKRPFLLSRDIVYVRPSGTNVDQFQGIIYRIIRSSLVLVEFEDEFYAHHDSTQKYDVSFSFNRVCLKRAHKAVQTASDALFKNFLFPDCVSRTSIPTAPALLSTHPDKLSAVRRILSIRGSPPYLVAGSTTRGVVTEAVRQLCQTSPENKFLICAPSNRCCDEIMRSLLKVIPETDMFRANAAFREKHEVPDDILPSCRYKETYFSCPPTEELRETYFSCPPTEELREFRVIFSTYISSFRLHDKGLTAGHFSHIFLVDASSAIEPETAVALTNFAEKSTTVIVTGQPGDRSRWVRADMARERGLKISYFERLFKSRPYRSLNPMLITHLDQ, encoded by the exons ATGTCAATTTTTCTTGAAGTCTTGAAATGCCTTCTTTGTTGTGAAGATGAGCATGAGAATTATCATGGTTCTTACAATCAAATTCCCAGACAAACCAGTTTCCATCATAATGATTATGAATATCGAACTCCCCGTAGAAACTACTCGCCACCGCTGACTTCTACTAATCAATCTCCAGCCTTGTATAACTATAAACCCCCATCACCTCCACCTCAAGCACCTAAATCTCCTTTTagttcttcttcatcatcccCTAAGCCTCCAACATCTTCATCGAAACCGCAGCAATCATCTTCTCCATCTCCTAATTTCCCAACATCTTTATCTAAAACAcaaccatcttcttctttttatccaTATTCAACATTCCCTGAGCCCCCATCATCTTCATCTAAGCCGCCTCAATCAACTTTTGTTAATCCATCTTCATATAAACCACTACAATCCTCTGTCAATGCATCTTCATTTACTCGTGAATTCCTAACAATTGTATTTAAATCACAAGAATCTTCTTCTGTTGATCAGCCTTCAGCATTACCTAAACCCCCAACATCTTCATCTAAGCTGCCCCAATCCACTCTTATTAGTACATCTTCACCATCCCTTCAATTCCAAACACCTTCATCTAGACCATCTCCTCCTAAACTGTCTACAGCCTCCTCTAAACCACCTCAGGCTTCATCAAAATCACATTCATCATCACCAAATCCTCCAACATCTTCAAAACCATCTCCATCCTCAGGATCGCTGGTGTCTTCCACTAAGCTCCCTCCAATCTTCAAGCAAGTTCTATCCCCCGCCTGCCCGAGTGTAATAAATCAAAAGGTGAAGAAAAATTATGTGTGGGTCGAAAAGGATCCATTACCTATATTTCTGATTCCGGAGGATATCAAAGATTTGATCAAGAATGACATTGTGCCCAATGTTCTAAACCAGCCCCTGTCTCCCGCAACATATAAGGATTACTTTGCCGCTCTGTTATATGCTGAAGAGTTCTACCATGAG AAATGGGCAGATTTCAATATGAAGAATGTGACACTGAAGTTGCATGAAGCAGCAGTTTATAAATATCtagagaaggaagagaaaaccTTCATAGAATTTGAGATTGATTCTGTTCCTGAAAAGAGGCCATTCCTTTTGTCAAGGGATATAGTCTATGTACGACCATCGGGTACGAATGTTGACCAATTTCAG GGCATTATATACCGCATTATTAGGAGCAGTCTTGTATTAGTGGAATTTGAAGATGAATTTTATGCTCATCATGattcaacccaaaaatatGATGTGAGCTTCTCATTCAATAGAGTCTGTTTGAAAAGAGCTCACAAAGCAGTTCAAACTGCATCAGATGCTTTATTTAAGAACTTCCTCTTTCCCGATTGTGTTTCTCGTACGAGCATCCCCACTGCACCAGCGCTGCTTTCTACCCATCCGGATAAGTTATCTGCAGTTCGTCGTATTTTAAGCATTCGGGGCTCACCGCCTTACCTAGTAGCTGGCTCGACAACTCGAGGGGTTGTTACTGAAGCAGTACGCCAGTTATGTCAAACCTCACCAGAGAATAAGTTTCTTATATGTGCTCCTAGTAACCGCTGTTGTGATGAGATTATGAGAAGCTTGTTGAAAGTGATTCCAGAGACAGATATGTTTCGAGCCAATGCTGCATTTCGCGAGAAACATGAGGTGCCTGATGACATCCTCCCATCATGCCGTTACAAAGAGACTTATTTCTCTTGTCCTCCAACAGAGGAACTCCGAGAGACTTATTTCTCTTGTCCTCCAACAGAGGAACTCCGAGAATTTAGGGTGATTTTCTCGACTTACATAAGTAGCTTTCGGCTGCATGATAAAGGCCTAACCGCTGGacattttagtcatatttttctgGTGGATGCTTCATCTGCCATTGAGCCGGAAACAGCAGTGGCCTTAACTAATTTTGCAGAAAAAAGTACTACTGTTATAGTCACTGGTCAACCAGGAGATCGTTCGCGTTGGGTTCGCGCAGACATGGCAAGGGAAAGGGGGCTGAAGATTTCATACTTCGAGAGACTTTTCAAGTCAAGGCCATATAGAAGCCTCAATCCAATGCTTATCACACATTTGGACCAATAG
- the LOC117629387 gene encoding probable RNA helicase SDE3 isoform X1 — translation MSIFLEVLKCLFCIEDERENYDYNQIPRQTYDSKISDRNRSPPLTSTNQSPAFYNYKAPSPPSQPVKSPFSSSSSSPKPPTSSSKPLQSSYISTSSPSPKFPTSSSSSTFPKPPTSSSKLPQSTFVNPSSSNASPFILEFPTSVSKLQQSSSVDQRSALPKPPTSSSKLPQSTLVSPSSPFLQLRTPSYRPSPPILSTSSSKPPQASSKSHSSSPNPPTSSKPSPSSGPPASPTTLPPIFKQVLSPASSDVINEKGKKSYVSVEKGSLPIFTIPEDFKDLIKNDIVPKVLKQPLSPTTYKDYFAALLYAEEFYHEKWADFNMKNVTLKLQKASVYKNLDKEEKTFVEFMIDSVPENRPFLLSRDLVYVRPSGTNAERFQGIINRIIRSNLVLVEFEDEFYDYHYSTQKYDVSFSFNRVCLKRAHQAVQTASDTLFQNFLFPDGVSRTSIPIAPALLSGHHKLDAKQLSAVRQILSIKGSPPYLVAGQLCVERIKGSPRYLVAGQLCVERNVFRPSRTGAVVCEAVHQLCQTSLKNRILICAPSNRCCDGIMRSLLKVIPESDMFRANAAFREKDEVPDDILPSCLYEDPYFSCPPTEKLKKFRVIFSTLMSSFRLHDKGLTSGHFSHIFLVDASSAIEPETAVALTNFAEKSTTVIVTGQPGDNSRWVRADMARRRGLKISYFERLFKSKAI, via the exons ATGTCAATTTTTCTTGAAGTTTTGAAATGCCTCTTTTGTATTGAAGATGAGCGTGAGAATTATGATTATAATCAAATTCCCAGACAAACTTATGATTCTAAAATTTCCGATAGAAACCGCTCCCCACCCTTGACTTCTACTAATCAATCTCCAGCCTTCTATAACTATAAAGCCCCATCACCTCCATCTCAACCAGTCAAATCTCCCTTTagttcatcttcatcatcccCTAAGCCTCCGACATCTTCATCGAAACCGCTGCAATCTTCTTATATCAGTACATCTTCTCCATCTCCTAAATTCCcaacatcttcttcttcttcaacattccCTAAGCCCCCAACATCTTCATCTAAGCTGCCTCAATCAACTTTTGTTAATCCATCTTCTTCCAATGCATCTCCATTTATTCTTGAATTCCCAACATCTGTATCTAAATTACAACAATCTTCTTCTGTTGATCAGCGTTCAGCATTGCCTAAACCCCCGACATCTTCATCTAAGCTGCCCCAATCCACTCTTGTTAGTCCATCTTCACCATTCCTTCAACTCCGAACACCTTCATATAGACCATCTCCTCCTATACTGTCTACATCCTCCTCTAAACCACCTCAGGCTTCATCAAAATCACATTCATCATCGCCAAATCCTCCAACATCTTCAAAACCATCACCATCCTCGGGACCGCCAGCGTCTCCCACTACGCTCCCTCCAATCTTTAAGCAAGTTCTATCCCCAGCCTCCTCAGATGTAATAAATGAAAAGGGGAAGAAAAGTTATGTATCGGTTGAAAAGGGTTCGTTACCTATATTCACGATTCCTGAGGATTTCAAAGATTTGATCAAGAATGACATTGTGCCTAAAGTTCTTAAACAGCCTCTGTCTCCCACGACATATAAGGATTACTTTGCTGCTCTGTTATACGCTGAAGAGTTCTACCATGAG AAATGGGCTGATTTCAATATGAAGAATGTGACACTGAAGTTGCAAAAAGCATCAGTTTACAAAAATCTAGACAAGGAAGAGAAAACCTTCGTAGAATTTATGATTGATTCTGTTCCTGAAAATCGGCCATTCCTTTTGTCGAGGGACTTAGTCTATGTGAGGCCATCAGGTACAAATGCTGAGCGGTTTCAG GGCATTATAAATCGCATTATTAGGAGCAATCTTGTATTAGTGGAATTTGAAGATGAATTTTATGATTATCATTATTCGACCCAAAAATATGATGTCAGCTTCTCATTCAATCGAGTATGTTTGAAAAGAGCTCACCAAGCAGTTCAAACAGCATCGGATACTTTGTTTCAGAACTTCCTCTTTCCTGATGGTGTTTCCCGTACGAGCATTCCCATCGCACCAGCGCTGCTGTCTGGCCATCACAAACTTGACGCCAAACAATTATCTGCTGTTCGTCAAATTTTAAGCATTAAGGGCTCACCACCTTACTTGGTGGCTGGCCAGCTTTGTGTTGAAAGGATTAAGGGCTCACCACGTTACTTGGTGGCTGGCCAGCTTTGCGTTGAAAGGAACGTTTTTAGGCCGTCGAGAACTGGAGCAGTTGTTTGTGAAGCAGTGCACCAGTTATGTCAAACCTCACTCAAAAATAGGATTCTGATATGTGCTCCTAGTAACCGCTGTTGTGATGGGATTATGAGAAGCTTGTTGAAAGTGATTCCAGAGTCAGATATGTTTCGAGCCAACGCTGCATTCCGTGAGAAAGATGAGGTGCCTGATGACATCCTCCCATCATGCCTTTATGAAGACCCTTATTTCTCTTGTCCTCCAACTGAGAAGCTTAAAAAATTCAGGGTGATTTTCTCGACTCTCATGAGTAGCTTTCGGCTACATGATAAAGGCCTAACTTCTGGacattttagtcatatttttctgGTGGATGCTTCATCTGCCATTGAGCCGGAAACAGCAGTGGCCTTAACTAATTTTGCAGAAAAAAGTACCACTGTTATAGTCACTGGTCAACCAGGAGATAATTCACGTTGGGTTCGCGCAGACATGGCAAGGCGAAGGGGACTGAAGATTTCATACTTCGAGAGACTTTTCAAGTCAAAGGCCATATAG
- the LOC117627232 gene encoding uncharacterized protein LOC117627232, with protein MKTWNLFLLLIPIRLSLNSLSTLLFPFVSLSLSLSLSLNSQNRVLSHRPESNSSLPLSLDLNEVDKYLTDPFESPLSKQFNLLNWWKGNQTRYPILSQVAKDIFAIPSSTVASENAFSLGKRIVDPFRSSLHPKMVEALVCTSDWLRADEFSFYKEPTDDEVEFYKEMEDMTTYSIGAQTTQRGSSNPLTTNT; from the exons ATGAAAACCTGGAATCTGTTTCTTCTCCTGATTCCCAttcgtctctctctcaactctctctcaactctcttaTTCCcattcgtctctctctctctctctctctctctctctctcaactctcaaaATCGGGTTCTCTCTCACAGACCCGAATCGAACtcatctcttcctctctctctcgatcTCAATGAAGTGGATAAGTACTTGACGGATCCTTTTGAGAGCCCCTTGAGTAAACAATTCAATCTCTTGAATTGGTGGAAAGGGAACCAAACAAGATATCCTATTCTTTCACAAGTTGCCAAGGATATCTTTGCAATTCCAAGTTCTACGGTTGCTAGTGAAAATGCTTTTAGCCTAGGCAAGAGGATTGTGGATCCTTTTAGAAGCTCTTTGCATCCTAAAATGGTAGAGGCATTAGTGTGTACTAGTGATTGGCTTAGAGCGGacgaattttccttttacaaaGAACCAACGGATGATGAGGTTGAATTCTACAAGGAAATGGAAGATATGACAACTT atAGCATTGGTGCTCAAACAACACAAAGGGGTTCTTCAAATCCACTCACCACCAACACTTGA
- the LOC117629387 gene encoding probable RNA helicase SDE3 isoform X2 — MSIFLEVLKCLFCIEDERENYDYNQIPRQTYDSKISDRNRSPPLTSTNQSPAFYNYKAPSPPSQPVKSPFSSSSSSPKPPTSSSKPLQSSYISTSSPSPKFPTSSSSSTFPKPPTSSSKLPQSTFVNPSSSNASPFILEFPTSVSKLQQSSSVDQRSALPKPPTSSSKLPQSTLVSPSSPFLQLRTPSYRPSPPILSTSSSKPPQASSKSHSSSPNPPTSSKPSPSSGPPASPTTLPPIFKQVLSPASSDVINEKGKKSYVSVEKGSLPIFTIPEDFKDLIKNDIVPKVLKQPLSPTTYKDYFAALLYAEEFYHEKWAGFKMKNVTLKLHEAAVYKYKDKEEKTFVEFEIDSVPENRPFLLSRDLVHVRPSGTNAEQFQGIIHRIIRSNLVLVEFEDEFYDYHDSTQKYDVSFSFNRVCLKRAHQAVQTASDTLFQNFLFPDCVSCTSIPTAPALLSGRHKLDAKQLSAVRQILSIQGSPPYLVAGQLCVERNVFRPSRTGEVVCEAVHQLCQTSLKNRMLICAPSNRCCDGIMSSLLKVIPESDMFRANAAFREKDEVPDDILPSCLYEDPYFSCPPTEKLKKFRVIFSTLMSSFRLHDKGLTSGHFSHIFLVDASSAIEPETAVALTNFVEKSTTVIVTGQPGDNSRWVRADMARQQGLKISYFERLFKSRPYRSLNPMLITQLDQ; from the exons ATGTCAATTTTTCTTGAAGTTTTGAAATGCCTCTTTTGTATTGAAGATGAGCGTGAGAATTATGATTATAATCAAATTCCCAGACAAACTTATGATTCTAAAATTTCCGATAGAAACCGCTCCCCACCCTTGACTTCTACTAATCAATCTCCAGCCTTCTATAACTATAAAGCCCCATCACCTCCATCTCAACCAGTCAAATCTCCCTTTagttcatcttcatcatcccCTAAGCCTCCGACATCTTCATCGAAACCGCTGCAATCTTCTTATATCAGTACATCTTCTCCATCTCCTAAATTCCcaacatcttcttcttcttcaacattccCTAAGCCCCCAACATCTTCATCTAAGCTGCCTCAATCAACTTTTGTTAATCCATCTTCTTCCAATGCATCTCCATTTATTCTTGAATTCCCAACATCTGTATCTAAATTACAACAATCTTCTTCTGTTGATCAGCGTTCAGCATTGCCTAAACCCCCGACATCTTCATCTAAGCTGCCCCAATCCACTCTTGTTAGTCCATCTTCACCATTCCTTCAACTCCGAACACCTTCATATAGACCATCTCCTCCTATACTGTCTACATCCTCCTCTAAACCACCTCAGGCTTCATCAAAATCACATTCATCATCGCCAAATCCTCCAACATCTTCAAAACCATCACCATCCTCGGGACCGCCAGCGTCTCCCACTACGCTCCCTCCAATCTTTAAGCAAGTTCTATCCCCAGCCTCCTCAGATGTAATAAATGAAAAGGGGAAGAAAAGTTATGTATCGGTTGAAAAGGGTTCGTTACCTATATTCACGATTCCTGAGGATTTCAAAG ATTTGATCAAGAATGACATTGTGCCTAAAGTTCTTAAACAGCCTCTGTCTCCCACGACATATAAGGATTACTTTGCTGCTCTGTTATATGCCGAAGAGTTCTACCATGAG AAATGGGCTGGTTTCAAAATGAAGAATGTGACACTGAAGTTGCATGAAGCAGCagtttataaatataaagacAAGGAAGAGAAAACCTTCGTAGAATTTGAGATTGATTCTGTTCCTGAAAATCGGCCATTCCTTTTGTCGAGGGACTTAGTCCATGTACGGCCATCAGGTACAAATGCTGAGCAGTTTCAG GGTATTATACATCGCATTATTAGGAGCAATCTTGTATTAGTGGAATTTGAAGATGAATTTTATGATTATCATGATTCGACCCAAAAATATGATGTCAGCTTCTCATTCAATAGAGTATGTTTGAAAAGAGCTCACCAAGCAGTTCAAACAGCATCAGATACTTTGTTTCAGAACTTCCTCTTTCCCGATTGTGTTTCCTGTACGAGCATTCCCACTGCACCAGCGCTGCTGTCTGGCCGTCACAAACTTGACGCCAAACAATTATCTGCTGTTCGTCAAATTTTAAGCATTCAGGGCTCACCACCTTACTTGGTGGCTGGCCAGCTTTGTGTTGAAAGGAACGTTTTTAGGCCGTCGAGAACTGGAGAGGTAGTTTGTGAAGCAGTGCACCAGTTATGTCAAACCTCACTCAAAAATAGGATGCTGATATGTGCTCCTAGTAACCGCTGTTGTGATGGGATTATGAGCAGCTTGTTGAAAGTGATTCCAGAGTCAGATATGTTTCGAGCCAACGCTGCATTCCGTGAGAAAGATGAGGTGCCTGATGACATCCTCCCATCATGCCTTTACGAAGACCCTTATTTCTCTTGTCCTCCAACTGAGAAGCTTAAAAAATTCAGGGTGATTTTCTCGACTCTCATGAGTAGCTTTCGGCTACATGATAAAGGCCTAACTTCTGGacattttagtcatatttttctgGTGGATGCTTCATCTGCCATTGAGCCGGAAACAGCAGTGGCCTTAACTAATTTTGTAGAAAAAAGTACTACTGTTATAGTCACTGGTCAACCAGGAGATAATTCACGTTGGGTTCGAGCAGACATGGCAAGACAACAGGGACTGAAGATTTCATACTTCGAGAGACTTTTCAAGTCAAGGCCATATAGAAGCCTCAATCCAATGCTAATCACACAATTGGACCAGTAG
- the LOC117629387 gene encoding probable RNA helicase SDE3 isoform X3, producing MSIFLEVLKCLFCIEDERENYDYNQIPRQTYDSKISDRNRSPPLTSTNQSPAFYNYKAPSPPSQPVKSPFSSSSSSPKPPTSSSKPLQSSYISTSSPSPKFPTSSSSSTFPKPPTSSSKLPQSTFVNPSSSNASPFILEFPTSVSKLQQSSSVDQRSALPKPPTSSSKLPQSTLVSPSSPFLQLRTPSYRPSPPILSTSSSKPPQASSKSHSSSPNPPTSSKPSPSSGPPASPTTLPPIFKQVLSPASSDVINEKGKKSYVSVEKGSLPIFTIPEDFKDLIKNDIVPKVLKQPLSPTTYKDYFAALLYAEEFYHEKWADFNMKNVTLKLQKASVYKNLDKEEKTFVEFMIDSVPENRPFLLSRDLVYVRPSGTNAERFQGIINRIIRSNLVLVEFEDEFYDYHYSTQKYDVSFSFNRVCLKRAHQAVQTASDTLFQNFLFPDGVSRTSIPIAPALLSGHHKLDAKQLSAVRQILSIKGSPPYLVAGQLCVERNVFRPSRTGAVVCEAVHQLCQTSLKNRILICAPSNRCCDGIMRSLLKVIPESDMFRANAAFREKDEVPDDILPSCLYEDPYFSCPPTEKLKKFRVIFSTLMSSFRLHDKGLTSGHFSHIFLVDASSAIEPETAVALTNFAEKSTTVIVTGQPGDNSRWVRADMARRRGLKISYFERLFKSKAI from the exons ATGTCAATTTTTCTTGAAGTTTTGAAATGCCTCTTTTGTATTGAAGATGAGCGTGAGAATTATGATTATAATCAAATTCCCAGACAAACTTATGATTCTAAAATTTCCGATAGAAACCGCTCCCCACCCTTGACTTCTACTAATCAATCTCCAGCCTTCTATAACTATAAAGCCCCATCACCTCCATCTCAACCAGTCAAATCTCCCTTTagttcatcttcatcatcccCTAAGCCTCCGACATCTTCATCGAAACCGCTGCAATCTTCTTATATCAGTACATCTTCTCCATCTCCTAAATTCCcaacatcttcttcttcttcaacattccCTAAGCCCCCAACATCTTCATCTAAGCTGCCTCAATCAACTTTTGTTAATCCATCTTCTTCCAATGCATCTCCATTTATTCTTGAATTCCCAACATCTGTATCTAAATTACAACAATCTTCTTCTGTTGATCAGCGTTCAGCATTGCCTAAACCCCCGACATCTTCATCTAAGCTGCCCCAATCCACTCTTGTTAGTCCATCTTCACCATTCCTTCAACTCCGAACACCTTCATATAGACCATCTCCTCCTATACTGTCTACATCCTCCTCTAAACCACCTCAGGCTTCATCAAAATCACATTCATCATCGCCAAATCCTCCAACATCTTCAAAACCATCACCATCCTCGGGACCGCCAGCGTCTCCCACTACGCTCCCTCCAATCTTTAAGCAAGTTCTATCCCCAGCCTCCTCAGATGTAATAAATGAAAAGGGGAAGAAAAGTTATGTATCGGTTGAAAAGGGTTCGTTACCTATATTCACGATTCCTGAGGATTTCAAAGATTTGATCAAGAATGACATTGTGCCTAAAGTTCTTAAACAGCCTCTGTCTCCCACGACATATAAGGATTACTTTGCTGCTCTGTTATACGCTGAAGAGTTCTACCATGAG AAATGGGCTGATTTCAATATGAAGAATGTGACACTGAAGTTGCAAAAAGCATCAGTTTACAAAAATCTAGACAAGGAAGAGAAAACCTTCGTAGAATTTATGATTGATTCTGTTCCTGAAAATCGGCCATTCCTTTTGTCGAGGGACTTAGTCTATGTGAGGCCATCAGGTACAAATGCTGAGCGGTTTCAG GGCATTATAAATCGCATTATTAGGAGCAATCTTGTATTAGTGGAATTTGAAGATGAATTTTATGATTATCATTATTCGACCCAAAAATATGATGTCAGCTTCTCATTCAATCGAGTATGTTTGAAAAGAGCTCACCAAGCAGTTCAAACAGCATCGGATACTTTGTTTCAGAACTTCCTCTTTCCTGATGGTGTTTCCCGTACGAGCATTCCCATCGCACCAGCGCTGCTGTCTGGCCATCACAAACTTGACGCCAAACAATTATCTGCTGTTCGTCAAATTTTAAGCATTAAGGGCTCACCACCTTACTTGGTGGCTGGCCAGCTTTGTGTTGAAAG GAACGTTTTTAGGCCGTCGAGAACTGGAGCAGTTGTTTGTGAAGCAGTGCACCAGTTATGTCAAACCTCACTCAAAAATAGGATTCTGATATGTGCTCCTAGTAACCGCTGTTGTGATGGGATTATGAGAAGCTTGTTGAAAGTGATTCCAGAGTCAGATATGTTTCGAGCCAACGCTGCATTCCGTGAGAAAGATGAGGTGCCTGATGACATCCTCCCATCATGCCTTTATGAAGACCCTTATTTCTCTTGTCCTCCAACTGAGAAGCTTAAAAAATTCAGGGTGATTTTCTCGACTCTCATGAGTAGCTTTCGGCTACATGATAAAGGCCTAACTTCTGGacattttagtcatatttttctgGTGGATGCTTCATCTGCCATTGAGCCGGAAACAGCAGTGGCCTTAACTAATTTTGCAGAAAAAAGTACCACTGTTATAGTCACTGGTCAACCAGGAGATAATTCACGTTGGGTTCGCGCAGACATGGCAAGGCGAAGGGGACTGAAGATTTCATACTTCGAGAGACTTTTCAAGTCAAAGGCCATATAG